The Acinetobacter pittii genome contains a region encoding:
- the pabB gene encoding anthranilate synthase component I family protein yields MSQLKKKISLYSKNAADILKKLDGLTGLIYLNDNNNPTIGFLPQDYIIIQNENYLEFERQNFNEYKNRSKSNQLLNFIQFKGNNLNKDIESTTSFMGGYIGFISYDFSAHQFINGQNHIQPSLFLGQYRSFLKYIDNDWYFFSDEENAIDLFSYIENKIENFGSNNSKNTFELKTTIQPRWSKKQYFDAFYKIQEYIKAGDCYQINLTQEFKAKFSGSLLNKAKDLWQLTNAPYAGYLKLDDFELLSCSPELFIEFNQNKQIKTRPIKGTMPRYENTEKDFISKQTLKNSQKDQAENVMIVDLLRNDLSIYANTGSVKTTKLFEIESFNQVHHMVSEIVATLKDDINPMQMLLSALPGGSITGAPKIRAMQIIEELEESARGAYCGTLGYFNFNGTGRWNILIRSFQQYQNQLSLWAGGGITIASNAEAEYQESLDKVSAMLNLMNSTAE; encoded by the coding sequence ATGTCTCAGTTAAAGAAAAAAATCTCTTTATATAGTAAAAATGCTGCCGATATTTTAAAAAAATTAGATGGTTTAACTGGGCTTATTTATTTAAATGACAACAACAACCCAACTATTGGATTTCTTCCACAAGATTATATTATTATTCAAAATGAAAATTATTTAGAGTTTGAGCGCCAAAATTTCAACGAATATAAAAATAGATCAAAATCAAATCAACTTTTAAATTTCATTCAATTTAAAGGAAATAATTTAAATAAAGATATTGAATCAACAACAAGTTTTATGGGTGGTTATATTGGTTTTATCAGCTATGATTTCAGTGCACATCAATTTATTAATGGACAAAATCATATACAACCTTCTCTATTCCTAGGCCAATATCGATCTTTTTTAAAATATATAGATAATGATTGGTATTTTTTTAGTGATGAAGAAAATGCAATTGATCTATTCTCATATATTGAAAATAAAATAGAGAATTTTGGTTCCAACAACTCTAAAAATACATTTGAATTAAAAACCACTATTCAACCAAGATGGTCTAAAAAACAATATTTCGATGCTTTCTATAAAATACAAGAATATATTAAGGCTGGAGATTGCTATCAAATTAATTTAACCCAAGAGTTTAAAGCTAAATTTTCAGGATCCTTATTAAATAAAGCTAAAGATTTATGGCAACTTACAAATGCTCCATATGCAGGTTATTTAAAATTAGATGATTTTGAATTATTAAGTTGCTCTCCCGAGCTTTTCATCGAGTTCAATCAAAATAAACAAATTAAAACTAGACCTATTAAAGGCACAATGCCTCGCTATGAGAATACAGAAAAAGATTTTATTTCTAAACAAACCTTAAAAAACTCTCAAAAAGACCAGGCAGAAAACGTGATGATTGTCGATTTATTACGTAATGATTTGAGCATTTATGCCAATACAGGATCTGTAAAAACAACAAAATTATTCGAGATTGAAAGTTTTAATCAAGTACATCATATGGTAAGCGAGATCGTTGCGACCCTTAAAGATGATATTAATCCTATGCAAATGCTGCTCTCTGCCTTACCAGGAGGTTCAATCACAGGAGCTCCCAAAATTCGGGCAATGCAGATCATTGAAGAGTTAGAGGAATCAGCAAGAGGTGCATATTGCGGGACATTGGGTTACTTCAATTTTAATGGAACTGGCCGCTGGAATATTCTCATCCGTAGTTTTCAACAATATCAGAATCAGCTCTCTTTATGGGCAGGTGGGGGTATTACGATTGCATCAAATGCAGAAGCAGAATATCAAGAAAGTCTTGATAAAGTCTCTGCTATGCTGAACTTGATGAACAGCACAGCAGAGTAA
- the murA gene encoding UDP-N-acetylglucosamine 1-carboxyvinyltransferase — translation MDKFLITGGVKLEGEVRISGAKNAALPLLAATILADSPITITNVPNLKDVNTLVKLIGGLGVTIGYENDTVKADTSTLDNQFAPYELVKTMRASILVLGPLLARYGNAKVSLPGGCAIGSRPVDQHLKALEALGAHIEVENGYVHASVEGRLKGGEVVFDMVTVGGTENILMAAALADGVTTIRNAAREPEITDLAQMLIKMGAKIEGLDTDTLVVTGVESLHGCEYAVVADRIETGSYLAAAAITGGRVKTTHTDPALLESVLDKFEEMGAEVTRGDDWIELDMLGKRPKAVSFRTLPHPEFPTDMQAQLMAVNAIGRGFATISETIFENRFMHVPELSRMGANIQVEGHDAVVTGVETLQAAPVMATDLRASFSLVLAALVAEGDTLIDRIYHIDRGYEHVEEKLQGLGAKIKRVS, via the coding sequence ATGGATAAATTTTTAATTACGGGTGGTGTTAAGCTCGAAGGGGAAGTGCGCATTTCTGGTGCTAAAAATGCCGCTTTACCATTACTTGCTGCAACTATTCTTGCAGACTCACCAATTACGATTACCAATGTTCCAAATCTTAAAGATGTAAATACTTTGGTTAAGTTGATTGGTGGATTAGGGGTTACAATCGGCTATGAAAATGACACAGTAAAAGCTGATACCTCTACTTTAGATAATCAGTTTGCTCCTTATGAACTAGTAAAAACAATGCGTGCCTCAATTTTGGTTTTAGGACCATTATTAGCACGTTATGGTAATGCGAAAGTTTCTTTACCAGGTGGTTGCGCAATTGGATCACGTCCAGTTGACCAACATCTAAAAGCTTTAGAAGCTTTAGGTGCACATATTGAAGTTGAAAATGGTTATGTCCATGCTTCAGTTGAAGGCCGTTTAAAAGGCGGCGAAGTTGTTTTTGATATGGTTACCGTTGGCGGTACTGAAAACATCTTGATGGCTGCTGCATTAGCTGATGGCGTTACGACAATTCGTAATGCAGCTCGTGAGCCTGAGATCACTGACCTTGCTCAAATGCTCATCAAAATGGGTGCCAAGATTGAAGGACTTGATACTGATACTCTTGTTGTAACTGGAGTGGAAAGTTTGCATGGCTGTGAATATGCTGTGGTAGCTGATCGTATCGAAACGGGTTCTTATTTGGCAGCTGCTGCAATTACAGGCGGTCGTGTCAAGACTACACATACCGACCCTGCATTACTTGAATCTGTTTTGGATAAGTTTGAAGAAATGGGTGCTGAAGTCACTCGTGGTGATGACTGGATCGAACTTGATATGTTAGGCAAACGCCCTAAAGCTGTAAGTTTTAGAACTTTGCCACATCCAGAGTTTCCAACAGATATGCAAGCTCAGCTTATGGCTGTAAACGCTATTGGTCGTGGATTTGCAACTATCTCTGAAACGATTTTTGAAAATCGTTTTATGCATGTTCCTGAATTGTCACGCATGGGTGCTAATATTCAGGTTGAAGGTCACGATGCTGTCGTAACTGGAGTAGAAACTTTACAGGCTGCACCTGTAATGGCAACAGATTTGCGTGCTTCATTCTCTTTAGTTTTGGCAGCTTTAGTGGCAGAAGGAGATACCTTAATTGACCGTATCTACCATATTGACCGTGGTTATGAGCATGTCGAAGAGAAACTTCAAGGTTTAGGTGCCAAAATTAAGCGAGTAAGTTAA
- the hisC gene encoding histidinol-phosphate transaminase has protein sequence MTLSTAQMRFWSPEVRELEPYVPGEQPKIQNLLKLNTNENPYPPSPKVVEAVQAVLTHQADALRLYPDPDATALKHAIAKQQNIDVSQVFVGNGSDEVLAHIFKAFFLQDEPILYPDITYSFYPVYSQFFGTKTKEIPLNDNFEIDVKDYVQPNGGVIITNPNAPTSIALGLAEIEKILKANPDRVVVIDEAYVDFGAESAVSLVNRYENLVVCQTTSKSRSLAGLRVGFAIAQSHLIAALEAVKNSFNSYPIDRFAIAAAVASFEDQTYFEEQCQKVISSREKLVDELTALSFKVLPSKANFIFASHSSHDAGQLAQQLRDQGIIVRYFNKPRINQFLRITVGTDEQNERLVQTLKEDIL, from the coding sequence ATGACTTTATCTACAGCACAAATGCGCTTTTGGAGTCCAGAAGTTCGTGAGTTAGAGCCTTATGTTCCTGGTGAACAGCCTAAAATTCAGAATTTATTGAAACTCAATACAAATGAAAATCCATATCCGCCATCACCAAAAGTAGTTGAAGCAGTTCAAGCTGTTTTAACTCATCAGGCTGATGCATTGCGTTTATATCCAGATCCAGATGCTACGGCATTAAAACATGCGATTGCTAAGCAACAGAATATTGACGTTTCACAAGTTTTTGTTGGTAATGGCTCAGATGAAGTGCTTGCTCATATTTTTAAAGCATTTTTTCTTCAAGATGAACCAATTCTTTATCCAGATATCACTTATAGTTTTTATCCAGTTTATAGTCAGTTCTTTGGAACAAAAACTAAAGAAATTCCACTCAATGATAATTTTGAGATAGACGTTAAGGATTATGTGCAGCCAAATGGGGGGGTTATTATTACGAATCCTAATGCACCAACAAGTATTGCACTAGGCTTAGCAGAAATTGAAAAAATTTTAAAAGCTAACCCAGATCGAGTGGTGGTGATTGATGAAGCTTATGTTGATTTTGGTGCAGAATCCGCTGTGAGTTTAGTAAATCGCTATGAGAATCTGGTTGTGTGCCAAACAACTTCAAAATCTCGCTCTCTTGCGGGTTTACGCGTTGGCTTCGCGATTGCTCAGTCTCATTTAATTGCTGCACTTGAAGCTGTCAAAAATAGTTTTAACTCATATCCTATTGATCGTTTTGCAATTGCAGCAGCGGTAGCCTCTTTTGAAGATCAAACTTATTTTGAAGAACAATGTCAAAAAGTTATTTCTAGTCGTGAAAAGCTAGTAGATGAATTAACTGCTTTGAGCTTTAAAGTTTTACCTTCTAAAGCAAACTTTATTTTTGCTTCACATTCATCGCATGATGCAGGTCAGCTTGCACAGCAATTACGTGATCAGGGCATTATTGTGCGCTATTTCAATAAGCCTCGTATTAATCAATTCTTGCGAATTACTGTAGGAACTGATGAGCAAAATGAGCGTTTAGTACAGACATTAAAAGAAGATATTCTCTAA
- the ibaG gene encoding BolA family iron metabolism protein IbaG, whose amino-acid sequence MNSEQLTQILKEAFPEAEVAVSGQAGKFDLRIVDDQFDGKRTVARQQLVYAPLNTYIASGEVHAVTIRAMTKDEWRKASLFGA is encoded by the coding sequence ATGAATAGTGAACAGCTCACTCAAATTTTAAAAGAAGCTTTCCCTGAAGCGGAAGTAGCGGTGAGCGGACAGGCCGGAAAATTTGACCTCCGTATTGTGGATGATCAATTTGACGGTAAGCGTACTGTTGCTCGCCAACAATTAGTTTATGCACCATTAAATACTTATATTGCAAGTGGCGAAGTTCATGCGGTAACAATTCGTGCAATGACCAAAGATGAATGGCGTAAAGCAAGCCTTTTCGGAGCTTAA
- the rpoN gene encoding RNA polymerase factor sigma-54, with product MKLSVGLKVANSLSLTPQLQQAIRLLQLSSLELEQEIQIQLDSNPLLEKIEEESLTESLTTLESKESDDLTTELNANHLPDDLPVDTEWDDVYTHQSTALATPEFEEREDNRQVQLSLKEHILEQVNLLHFSKIDQLIAYCIVDALDDKGFLDAEIEEIILAAQQLLNEMDIEEEIEEDEVFVVLKHIQRLDPLGIGSRNLAECLKVQLEFLPKDIEYLSEAKSLLQHYELLIANDLNKLLKQTGLTRDQLKFAIDLLKTLKPYPGMDFDKQESDYQIPDVVVSKKDLHWQVQLNPDVLPKLRINSFYSSMIRRADQSEDNLYLRNQMLEAKNFIKSIDERHKTLLKVASCIVEHQKAFLEIGPEAMKPLVLRDVAEEVELHESTVSRVTTNKYMLTPRGLFELKYFFSSHVGTTAGGEASSTAIRAMIKKLVANENPRKPLSDNVIATLLKDEGIEVARRTVAKYRESLHIPSSSERKVLI from the coding sequence ATGAAATTATCTGTTGGATTGAAAGTTGCGAATTCTCTATCGTTAACACCTCAATTGCAGCAGGCAATTCGTTTATTACAACTTTCTAGTTTAGAGTTAGAACAGGAAATTCAGATTCAATTAGATAGTAATCCTTTACTTGAAAAAATAGAAGAAGAGTCGTTAACGGAAAGCCTGACTACATTAGAAAGTAAAGAATCAGATGATTTAACAACTGAACTAAATGCAAACCATTTGCCTGATGATTTGCCAGTCGATACCGAGTGGGATGATGTTTATACACATCAATCAACGGCTTTAGCTACTCCAGAATTTGAAGAACGAGAGGATAATCGCCAAGTTCAATTATCTCTGAAGGAACACATTTTAGAGCAAGTTAATCTTTTGCATTTCTCTAAAATAGATCAATTAATTGCTTATTGTATTGTTGATGCATTAGATGATAAAGGTTTCTTAGATGCTGAAATAGAAGAAATAATTTTAGCAGCACAACAATTGCTAAATGAAATGGATATTGAGGAAGAGATTGAAGAGGATGAAGTTTTCGTTGTTTTGAAGCATATTCAACGTCTTGATCCATTAGGGATTGGTTCACGTAATTTAGCAGAATGCTTAAAGGTACAGCTTGAATTTCTACCAAAAGATATTGAGTATTTAAGCGAGGCGAAAAGCTTATTGCAGCATTATGAGCTTTTAATAGCAAATGACTTAAATAAGTTACTCAAACAAACGGGCCTAACGAGAGACCAACTAAAATTTGCAATCGATCTTTTAAAGACATTAAAACCATATCCTGGTATGGATTTTGATAAGCAAGAATCTGATTATCAAATTCCAGATGTGGTGGTTTCAAAAAAAGATTTACATTGGCAGGTTCAGCTAAACCCCGATGTACTTCCTAAATTAAGAATTAATTCTTTTTACTCTAGTATGATTCGTAGAGCAGATCAGAGTGAGGATAATTTATATTTGCGTAATCAAATGCTTGAGGCGAAAAACTTTATCAAAAGCATTGATGAAAGGCATAAAACATTATTAAAAGTAGCTTCTTGTATTGTGGAGCATCAAAAAGCCTTTTTGGAGATAGGTCCTGAAGCAATGAAGCCGCTAGTTCTTCGAGATGTGGCAGAAGAAGTCGAATTGCATGAATCTACAGTTTCTCGTGTAACTACAAATAAATATATGCTTACGCCTCGTGGTCTATTTGAGCTGAAATATTTTTTCTCTAGCCATGTAGGAACAACAGCAGGAGGAGAGGCCTCTTCCACCGCAATTCGGGCAATGATTAAGAAACTAGTCGCAAACGAAAATCCACGTAAACCTTTGTCAGATAATGTAATTGCTACATTGTTAAAGGATGAGGGAATCGAAGTGGCTCGAAGAACGGTCGCAAAATATCGAGAATCGTTACATATTCCTTCGTCGTCTGAAAGAAAAGTCTTGATCTGA
- a CDS encoding VacJ family lipoprotein: MNYSNLILLSVISVGVCTSIYAQENTISESSDASSLEETAPAHPRSQIIKDLKNIKVKDLKINANAAQPDPVKDPLQSLNRPIYSFNDMLDRNFLRPVAVQYREKTPEDVRGSYRQFRKNLGEPWNAVNQLIQGRPGRAAKTLGRFTINTLTTLGLADPASRLGLPTEEENFGVTLGYYGVPSGPFLMLPFFGPSTLRDGFGLAVDAQARPQKYIMEDQDGLYWSSNMLQAVDTRAQYLDLDQTLQGDQYAMIRDLYLQRKAFQIAEKKGDSADVSFIDDDSEDTPDENQNP, from the coding sequence ATGAATTATTCTAATTTAATTTTACTCAGCGTAATATCTGTAGGTGTGTGTACCTCTATATATGCTCAAGAAAATACTATAAGTGAATCTTCTGATGCTAGCTCACTAGAAGAAACAGCACCTGCTCATCCGCGCTCACAAATTATTAAAGATTTAAAAAATATTAAAGTTAAAGATTTAAAAATTAATGCGAATGCAGCACAACCAGATCCTGTAAAAGATCCCTTACAATCACTAAATCGTCCAATTTATTCATTTAACGATATGTTGGATCGAAATTTTTTACGTCCAGTTGCTGTTCAATATAGAGAAAAAACTCCAGAAGATGTTCGTGGTTCTTATCGCCAATTCCGTAAAAATCTTGGAGAACCTTGGAATGCAGTCAACCAGCTTATTCAAGGCCGTCCTGGTCGTGCAGCAAAAACTTTAGGACGCTTTACAATTAACACTTTAACGACTCTTGGTTTAGCTGACCCTGCCAGCCGTTTAGGCTTACCGACTGAAGAAGAGAATTTTGGAGTAACCCTCGGTTACTATGGCGTTCCTTCTGGCCCATTCCTTATGTTGCCTTTTTTCGGTCCAAGTACCTTACGTGATGGTTTCGGCTTAGCAGTAGATGCTCAAGCTCGTCCACAGAAATATATTATGGAAGATCAAGATGGGCTTTATTGGTCGAGCAATATGTTACAAGCCGTTGATACGCGTGCCCAATATCTAGATTTAGATCAAACCTTACAGGGTGATCAATATGCCATGATTCGAGACTTATATCTCCAACGTAAAGCATTCCAAATTGCAGAGAAAAAAGGCGACTCAGCTGATGTATCTTTCATTGATGATGATTCAGAAGATACACCAGATGAGAATCAAAACCCTTAA
- the hisG gene encoding ATP phosphoribosyltransferase has translation MNDVRNDDPNFDVMGNFDHGLTLALSKGRILKETLPLLATAGINLLEDPEKSRKLIFPTTHKQVRILILRASDVPTYVENGAADLGVAGKDVLMEHGAQHVYELLDLKIAKCKLMTAGKVGMERPKGRLKIATKYVNLTRQYYASLGEQVDVIKLYGSMELAPLVGLGDYIVDVVDTGNTLRANGLEPLEEICKVSSRLIVNKASFKRKQTLLNPIISQLEQAVQSR, from the coding sequence ATGAATGATGTAAGAAACGATGATCCTAATTTTGATGTGATGGGCAATTTTGATCATGGTTTGACCTTGGCACTCAGTAAAGGGCGTATCTTAAAAGAGACGTTACCTTTACTAGCTACAGCGGGTATTAATTTGCTCGAAGACCCAGAAAAGTCCCGTAAACTGATTTTTCCTACTACCCATAAGCAAGTACGTATTTTGATTTTACGTGCATCTGATGTGCCTACCTATGTAGAAAATGGTGCAGCAGATCTAGGAGTAGCAGGTAAAGATGTGTTGATGGAACACGGTGCTCAGCATGTATATGAATTACTTGACCTGAAAATCGCTAAGTGTAAATTAATGACTGCTGGTAAAGTGGGAATGGAGCGACCAAAAGGCCGTTTAAAAATTGCCACGAAATACGTCAATCTTACTCGTCAGTATTATGCAAGCTTAGGTGAGCAAGTCGATGTGATCAAACTCTATGGTTCTATGGAGTTAGCGCCTTTGGTCGGGTTGGGTGATTACATTGTCGATGTGGTCGATACTGGTAATACTCTAAGAGCGAACGGTCTTGAGCCATTAGAGGAGATTTGCAAAGTCTCTTCACGTTTAATTGTAAATAAAGCTAGTTTTAAACGTAAGCAAACTCTATTAAACCCCATCATTTCACAGCTTGAGCAAGCCGTTCAATCACGTTAA
- the hisD gene encoding histidinol dehydrogenase, translating into MRRLSTQDQNFKQVFAELLAFETVNDLNLVQTVDQIIADVRQHGDDHVLKLTQQFDRHPAHQFSDLELSQQELKTAFDNLNPEIRDALQLAAARIRTFHEAQKQDSWTYIDDLGNTLGQKVTPLDRVGIYVPGGLASYPSSVLMNAVPAHVAGVPEIIMVVPAPNGELNPLVLAAAYLAGVSRVFTIGGAQAVAALAYGTQTIPPVDKITGPGNRFVAAAKRAVFGQVGIDMIAGPSEILVYAEGENNADWLAMDVLSQAEHDTVAQAIFITPDEALLNAVELAIEKHLNELPKADIARTSIENRGALVLVKNRAEAIELINQVAPEHLELCLDDAEAMSEDIRHAGAIFMGRYTPEAIGDYCAGPNHVLPTSGTARFSSPLGVYDFQKRSSLIMCSKDGVKSLAKTADILAVQENLDAHARSARYRYQ; encoded by the coding sequence ATGCGACGTTTATCGACTCAAGATCAGAACTTCAAACAGGTTTTTGCTGAGCTTTTAGCATTTGAAACTGTAAATGATCTTAATTTAGTGCAAACAGTAGATCAAATTATTGCTGATGTTCGTCAGCATGGTGATGATCATGTTTTAAAGCTCACTCAACAGTTCGATCGACATCCAGCGCATCAATTCTCAGATTTAGAATTATCTCAACAAGAACTTAAAACTGCTTTTGATAATTTAAATCCAGAAATTCGCGATGCTCTTCAGTTAGCAGCAGCTCGTATTCGTACATTTCATGAAGCTCAGAAACAAGATAGCTGGACTTATATAGATGATTTGGGCAATACATTAGGACAAAAAGTGACACCTCTAGACCGTGTCGGTATTTATGTACCAGGCGGTTTAGCTTCTTATCCATCTTCAGTTTTAATGAATGCTGTACCAGCCCACGTTGCAGGTGTACCTGAAATTATTATGGTTGTTCCTGCCCCAAACGGTGAACTAAATCCATTGGTTCTAGCGGCAGCTTACCTTGCAGGAGTGAGTCGAGTATTCACCATTGGGGGAGCTCAAGCTGTAGCAGCTCTTGCTTATGGTACTCAGACCATTCCACCCGTAGATAAAATTACTGGTCCTGGAAATCGTTTTGTCGCAGCTGCCAAACGCGCTGTATTTGGTCAGGTCGGTATTGATATGATTGCTGGACCTTCTGAAATTTTAGTATATGCAGAAGGTGAAAATAATGCAGATTGGTTAGCTATGGATGTTTTATCTCAGGCTGAACATGACACAGTTGCTCAAGCAATTTTTATTACTCCTGATGAAGCTTTGCTTAATGCAGTCGAGTTGGCAATTGAAAAGCATTTAAATGAATTGCCAAAGGCAGATATTGCTCGAACTTCAATTGAAAACCGTGGTGCTTTGGTATTAGTCAAAAACCGTGCAGAAGCAATTGAATTGATTAACCAAGTTGCACCAGAACATTTGGAACTTTGCTTAGATGATGCCGAGGCTATGAGTGAAGATATTCGTCACGCTGGAGCAATTTTCATGGGTCGTTATACACCTGAAGCAATCGGTGACTATTGTGCAGGTCCAAATCATGTATTACCAACGTCTGGAACGGCTCGTTTTTCTTCTCCATTAGGTGTTTATGATTTCCAAAAACGTTCGAGCTTAATTATGTGTTCGAAAGATGGAGTCAAATCGTTAGCTAAGACAGCTGACATATTAGCTGTCCAAGAGAACTTAGATGCCCATGCACGCTCAGCTCGCTATCGTTATCAATAA
- a CDS encoding DUF6160 family protein, which yields MKMFTKLALVSSLAISANAMAMQSMDDAALSAATGQDGINIGIALGTDGINISKLYLHDNDGLGTATGILGASGTAGAIAINGITLKQTGTDPLLNLAIDTNGASGTNGAFLNVAATVGAVDVHVGSIGVGTSGTVNETTATRGITETAPTEIITGLDLSLGKITANIQLGAAPQGAMIKVNSSLQGGLNISNLGIKDAAGGGTIKLDKIMVRGANATGDLDVNAGISVKTTGLEIKNNSTQAMNVYLQGVHLGTAASIGDVEVQGLNVANSTITISGH from the coding sequence ATGAAAATGTTTACTAAACTTGCTTTAGTTTCTTCTTTAGCTATCAGCGCAAATGCAATGGCAATGCAGTCAATGGACGATGCTGCGCTTAGTGCTGCTACTGGTCAAGATGGTATTAACATCGGTATTGCTTTAGGTACTGACGGTATTAATATCAGTAAACTATATTTACATGATAATGATGGTTTAGGTACTGCAACAGGAATTTTAGGTGCATCAGGTACTGCGGGTGCGATCGCAATTAATGGTATTACTCTTAAGCAAACTGGTACTGATCCACTTTTAAATTTAGCAATTGATACGAATGGTGCTTCTGGTACTAATGGTGCTTTCTTAAACGTTGCTGCAACGGTTGGTGCTGTTGATGTGCATGTTGGCTCAATTGGTGTTGGTACTTCTGGTACTGTAAATGAAACTACAGCAACTCGTGGTATCACTGAAACAGCACCAACAGAAATCATTACTGGTTTAGATTTATCTTTAGGTAAAATTACGGCAAATATTCAGTTAGGTGCAGCTCCTCAAGGTGCAATGATTAAAGTGAATTCAAGTTTGCAGGGTGGTTTAAATATCTCTAATCTTGGTATTAAAGATGCTGCTGGCGGTGGTACGATCAAACTTGACAAAATCATGGTACGTGGTGCTAATGCCACGGGTGATCTAGATGTTAATGCTGGTATTTCTGTAAAAACAACAGGACTAGAAATTAAAAACAACAGTACTCAAGCAATGAATGTATATTTACAAGGTGTACATTTGGGTACAGCTGCTTCAATTGGCGATGTTGAAGTTCAAGGCTTAAATGTTGCTAACTCTACAATTACAATTTCTGGACACTAA
- a CDS encoding C39 family peptidase: MLEIALGSALMYYFATEAFEIEKKPPGTVYYTETADSRNLSFRRSHIEPVKIKPAVEDQFRGIVRQAYDYSCGSAALTTLLNGYVGTSLTEQQTMSGLLQYGEYQRIIERRSFSLLDMKRFVTAIGLESGGYRGEFSDLVKLGQPAIVPISYAGFKHFVVYKAYKDGRVYVADPALGNISFDENRFKEIWDNNTLFVISVPESQRKDLLALKEADMRHVEDATVNRYAFVDVQYPTFNYDRLANKASTMRRVLDNDNHSPTYNQPIETYMRLYYKRK, from the coding sequence ATGTTAGAGATTGCTTTAGGCTCGGCATTGATGTATTACTTTGCGACAGAAGCCTTCGAAATAGAAAAAAAGCCACCGGGAACTGTTTATTATACAGAAACCGCCGACTCACGTAATTTATCTTTTCGCCGTAGTCATATTGAACCCGTCAAGATCAAACCTGCTGTAGAAGATCAGTTCCGTGGAATTGTTCGACAAGCCTATGATTATAGTTGTGGTTCAGCCGCTCTTACTACACTCTTAAATGGTTATGTGGGGACGAGTCTGACTGAACAGCAGACAATGAGCGGTCTACTACAGTACGGCGAATATCAGCGTATTATTGAACGTCGAAGTTTCTCATTACTTGATATGAAGCGTTTCGTTACCGCAATTGGTTTAGAGAGTGGCGGTTATCGGGGTGAGTTTTCTGATTTAGTTAAACTTGGACAACCTGCAATCGTTCCTATTTCATATGCTGGTTTTAAACATTTTGTCGTATATAAAGCTTATAAAGATGGAAGAGTATATGTAGCTGATCCTGCTTTAGGAAATATTAGCTTCGATGAAAATCGTTTTAAAGAAATTTGGGATAATAATACATTATTTGTTATTTCTGTTCCTGAATCTCAACGTAAAGATCTATTAGCATTAAAAGAAGCTGATATGCGTCATGTAGAAGATGCAACAGTCAATCGTTATGCTTTTGTTGATGTGCAATATCCAACATTTAATTATGACCGTTTAGCAAACAAAGCTTCAACGATGCGTCGCGTTTTGGATAATGATAATCATTCTCCAACATATAATCAACCGATAGAAACTTATATGCGTCTTTATTACAAACGTAAATAG
- the hpf gene encoding ribosome hibernation-promoting factor, HPF/YfiA family, with amino-acid sequence MQITIRGHHLAITPAIEENIKSKFNQLTKHLDQVNSMQIKLTKDHQIDKRSHKGSSNHVAEAIVRLPGIELFAQAAADDMYTSIKKLTEKLKKQLLKYRKMQCTYSQVAVSI; translated from the coding sequence ATGCAAATAACGATTCGTGGACATCATTTAGCAATTACACCAGCTATAGAAGAAAATATTAAATCAAAGTTTAATCAGTTAACGAAGCATCTAGATCAGGTGAATAGTATGCAGATTAAATTAACAAAAGATCATCAAATTGATAAGCGCTCTCATAAAGGTAGTTCAAACCATGTTGCAGAGGCTATTGTAAGATTGCCTGGAATTGAGTTATTTGCTCAGGCAGCTGCTGATGATATGTATACTTCAATTAAAAAACTAACTGAAAAATTAAAAAAACAATTATTAAAATATCGGAAAATGCAGTGTACTTATTCGCAAGTTGCTGTTTCTATTTAA